One segment of Oncorhynchus tshawytscha isolate Ot180627B unplaced genomic scaffold, Otsh_v2.0 Un_contig_19670_pilon_pilon, whole genome shotgun sequence DNA contains the following:
- the LOC112244019 gene encoding coilin — protein sequence MAASNTNVIRVRLYFDYPPPSVSDCRMCWVLVDLNKCRVVADIASVIREKFDFSRRSILSLFIEDCYLPHTESIYVVRDNDSIRVKVDTLTLSNGSQSNTSVVKSKKRRRDAEEEEEPTQNRVSEEWRKKKKKKKKESQEADSNPAAVEERRKEDKQKQKKKKKKDKVATKTTASSTGPSPTSSTGPSPTSSTGPSPTSSTGPSPTSSTGPSPTIVKADLNTKKAPAATAVSVNGKATAKTPNGETDDSSDSSESSEEEAPSKTPMQKLPPNHTLLALHPLSHLKPPL from the exons ATGGCAGCCTCCAACACCAATGTGATACGGGTGCGATTGTATTTTGATTACCCGCCGCCCTCGGTATCCGACTGTCGCATGTGCTGGGTCCTCGTGGATCTGAACAAATGCCGGGTGGTAGCAGACATAGCCAGCGTGATCAGGGAAAAGTTCGACTTCAGTCGCAGGAGCATTTTGAGTCTGTTCATTGAAGACTGCTACCTGCCGCACACAGAGAGCATCTACGTAGTCCGAGATAACGACAGCATCAG AGTGAAGGTGGACACCCTAACCCTTTCCAATGGAAGTCAGTCGAACACATCTGTTGTGAAGtccaagaagaggaggagagatgctgaggaggaggaggagcccaCCCAGAACCGAGTGAGTGAAgagtggaggaagaagaagaagaagaagaagaaggagagtcAGGAGGCCGATTCCAACCCGGCTGCGgttgaagagaggaggaaagaagacaagcagaaacagaagaagaagaaaaagaaagatAAGGTGGCGACCAAAACCACTGCCTCGTCCACAGGACCCTCTCCCACCTCGTCCACAGGACCCTCTCCCACCTCGTCCACAGGACCCTCTCCCACCTCGTCCACAGGACCCTCTCCCACCTCGTCTACAGGACCCTCTCCCACCATAGTCAAAGCGGACCTAAACACCAAGAAGGCTCCAGCAGCCACAGCTGTATCTGTTAACGGTAAAGCCACAGCAAAGACCCCGAATGGGGAAACGGACGACTCTTCTGATTCCAGTGAAAGTAGTGAGGAGGAGGCCCCCAGTAAAACCCCCATGCAGAAACTACCCCCAAATCACACTCTGCTAGCTCTACACCCCCTGTCACATCTAAAGCCACCCCTGTAG